The Cloeon dipterum chromosome 3, ieCloDipt1.1, whole genome shotgun sequence genome includes a region encoding these proteins:
- the LOC135939346 gene encoding uncharacterized protein LOC135939346 isoform X3 yields the protein MGPVSTFGLLLLLVVCASCASNENYGINLFKDYLRNGKEYETILNGEIPPKYLYFYRASPSLLLPGVGRREVEEDGPLEFPDVARDMAVVRPIAARTFLAKRDVGEGEDQRSKEAPAKKALFSWPAEPRRTDDLRYTHPPHAL from the exons ATGGGGCCGGTGTCTACCTTTGGCTTGTTGCTGCTTCTGGTCGTCTGTGCTAGTTGCGCTAGCAATGAAAACTACGGCATCAATCTGTTCAAAG ATTATTTGAGAAATGGAAAAGAATACGAGACTATCCTCAACGGCGAAATCCCACCTAAGTATTTAT ATTTCTACAGAGCTTCTCCATCACTCCTCTTGCCAG GTGTGGGCCGCAGGGAGGTGGAGGAGGACGGGCCGCTTGAATTCCCTGACGTTGCTAGGG ATATGGCGGTGGTTCGGCCCATTGCAGCACGAACATTCCTCGCGAAGAGAGACGTGGGAGAAGGCGAAGATCAGAGATCAAAGGAGGCACCGGCCAAGAAAGCTCTCTTCTCATGGCCCGCTGAGCCGCGTCGTACCGATGACTTAAGGTATACCCATCCGCCTCACGCGTTGTAA
- the LOC135939346 gene encoding uncharacterized protein LOC135939346 isoform X1, giving the protein MGPVSTFGLLLLLVVCASCASNENYGINLFKDYLRNGKEYETILNGEIPPKYLYFYRASPSLLLPANKNHHRLSDFSRFPEGGGSKRNQFWRSVGRREVEEDGPLEFPDVARDMAVVRPIAARTFLAKRDVGEGEDQRSKEAPAKKALFSWPAEPRRTDDLRIKTALGGY; this is encoded by the exons ATGGGGCCGGTGTCTACCTTTGGCTTGTTGCTGCTTCTGGTCGTCTGTGCTAGTTGCGCTAGCAATGAAAACTACGGCATCAATCTGTTCAAAG ATTATTTGAGAAATGGAAAAGAATACGAGACTATCCTCAACGGCGAAATCCCACCTAAGTATTTAT ATTTCTACAGAGCTTCTCCATCACTCCTCTTGCCAG CAAACAAGAATCATCACCGGCTCTCGGATTTCTCTCGTTTTCCAGAGGGCGGCGGCTCGAAGAGGAACCAATTTTGGCGCA GTGTGGGCCGCAGGGAGGTGGAGGAGGACGGGCCGCTTGAATTCCCTGACGTTGCTAGGG ATATGGCGGTGGTTCGGCCCATTGCAGCACGAACATTCCTCGCGAAGAGAGACGTGGGAGAAGGCGAAGATCAGAGATCAAAGGAGGCACCGGCCAAGAAAGCTCTCTTCTCATGGCCCGCTGAGCCGCGTCGTACCGATGACTTAAG AATCAAGACTGCCTTGGGCggatattga
- the TkR86C gene encoding tachykinin-like peptides receptor 86C produces MEEPSTDLWLNCTVRLMEADAELEAPLPRFGVFDPMENSSYLLRTLNASSQVLMAILSPLLDDEDNSLHPVRKKALLQFMSDCLYPAQQRPFALPWWQKTAWSVVFGAMLLVAVGGNTIVMWIVLAHRRMRSVTNYFLVNLSVSDLLMALLNCIFNFIYMIDSDWPFGATYCTVNNFVANVTVAASVFTLVAISFDRYVAIVKPLKRRMRKRWALFTVLSIWFLSSLLALPPLLYSTVYTTRYSNDETRTLCYLVWPDGVSPRSRLDYVYNIVFLTLTYLLPVAAMALCYWKMGRELWGTNEVTTQRQMARRRVVRMFLMIVCIFAVCWLPYHGYFIYAYHFREIAASSYVQHLYLAFYWLAMANAMVNPLVYYSMNHRFRAYFRRVVCCAPKLPVDPPRPAAATPVRWNRSTQETRLIHNGANNS; encoded by the exons ATGGAGGAGCCGTCAACGGATCTCTGGCTCAACTGCACCGTCCGCCTCATGGAGGCGGACGCCGAGCTGGAGGCGCCGCTGCCCCGCTTTGGCGTTTTTGACCCCATGGAAAATTCATCCTACCTTCTACGCACGCTGAATGCGTCTTCACAG GTGCTGATGGCCATTTTGTCGCCACTGCTGGACGACGAAGACAACAGTCTGCACCCGGTGCGGAAAAAAGCTCTACTCCAGTTCATGAGCGACTGCTTGTACCCTGCACAGCAGCGACCCTTCGCCCTGCCGTGGTGGCAGAAGACGGCGTGGAGCGTCGTTTTCGGCGCTATGCTACTCGTCGCCGTCGGAGGCAACACGATAGTTATGTGGATCGTTCTCG CACACCGACGCATGCGTTCGGTGACCAACTACTTCTTAGTGAATTTGAGCGTTTCCGACCTGCTGATGGCACTGCTAAACTGCATCTTCAACTTTATCTACATGATCGACTCGGACTGGCCCTTCGGTGCCACATACTGCACGGTCAACAACTTTGTGGCCAACGTGACCGTGGCCGCGAGCGTCTTCACACTTGTGGCCATCTCGTTCGACCGGTACGTGGCCATTGTGAAGCCACTCAAGAGGCGTATGCGGAAACGCTGGGCGCTCTTCACTGTGCTCTCCATCTGGTTTCTCAGCTCGTTGCTCGCCCTGCCACCTTTGCTCTATTCAACCGTCTATACCACCAG ATACTCGAATGATGAAACGCGCACTCTTTGCTACCTCGTCTGGCCCGACGGCGTCTCCCCTCGATCCAGATTGGACTACGT GTACAACATCGTGTTTTTGACGCTGACGTACCTGTTGCCCGTCGCAGCGATGGCCCTCTGCTACTGGAAAATGGGTCGCGAGCTGTGGGGCACGAACGAGGTAACGACGCAGCGGCAGATGGCGCGGCGGAGGGTGGTTCGCATGTTCCTCATGATCGTCTGCATTTTCGCCGTGTGCTGGCTGCCCTACCACGGCTACTTCATCTACGCTTACCACTTCCGCGAGATTGCAGCTTCCAGTTACGTGCAGCACTTGTACCTCGCCTTCTATTGGCTCGCCATGGCCAACGCAATGGTCAACCCCCTCGTGTACTACTCCATGAACCACAG GTTCCGAGCTTACTTCCGGAGGGTGGTGTGCTGCGCTCCGAAACTGCCCGTCGACCCTCCACGGCCGGCCGCTGCAACCCCGGTGAGGTGGAACCGCAGCACCCAAGAGACCCGATTGATCCACAATGGTGCTAACAATTCTTGA
- the LOC135939346 gene encoding uncharacterized protein LOC135939346 isoform X2, which produces MGPVSTFGLLLLLVVCASCASNENYGINLFKDYLRNGKEYETILNGEIPPKYLYFYRASPSLLLPEGGGSKRNQFWRSVGRREVEEDGPLEFPDVARDMAVVRPIAARTFLAKRDVGEGEDQRSKEAPAKKALFSWPAEPRRTDDLRYTHPPHAL; this is translated from the exons ATGGGGCCGGTGTCTACCTTTGGCTTGTTGCTGCTTCTGGTCGTCTGTGCTAGTTGCGCTAGCAATGAAAACTACGGCATCAATCTGTTCAAAG ATTATTTGAGAAATGGAAAAGAATACGAGACTATCCTCAACGGCGAAATCCCACCTAAGTATTTAT ATTTCTACAGAGCTTCTCCATCACTCCTCTTGCCAG AGGGCGGCGGCTCGAAGAGGAACCAATTTTGGCGCA GTGTGGGCCGCAGGGAGGTGGAGGAGGACGGGCCGCTTGAATTCCCTGACGTTGCTAGGG ATATGGCGGTGGTTCGGCCCATTGCAGCACGAACATTCCTCGCGAAGAGAGACGTGGGAGAAGGCGAAGATCAGAGATCAAAGGAGGCACCGGCCAAGAAAGCTCTCTTCTCATGGCCCGCTGAGCCGCGTCGTACCGATGACTTAAGGTATACCCATCCGCCTCACGCGTTGTAA